The DNA region TCTTCAAAATAGGCTCTGCCCAATACATGTATAGAGCTATCATTTGTGAAAATGTCATACCATTGCATATACAAATTTCAAATCCATGTTATACCACGAAATGTATTGTGGTGCTACAACATCACGATTCATTTTAATGGAATATATCAGTTGTCATAAGCCTTATTCACTTGACTTTTAGCCTATCTCTCCTTTTTCCAGTTCTTCATTTTCTTATGGAGTTTGTGCTTCAGCTCTGTGTCACTCTTTTCTCTTAAGGTAAAGGTTAGAGATAGAGACGCTAAACTCAGACGAGCAGCAATGCAAACACTAAATGCTCTAAATTGGTTTAAATATaactaaaaacagaaaagattattatttcaaatgcattatttacatgATGTTCTGTAGGTACACATGGACATGGATATTACTGTTGTTTAGCAAATTAATGAAACAACCACTTCatgtaattgaaaaaaaaatgcatccaaTGCTTGTCACAAAATGTTTGACGACGGTGATAGAAGTGAGATCAGTAACAGGGAACACAAGGAGCTTGGGGTGGAAGTGCATTGAATCAACACAAATGGATTATTTGTggtatcatttatttattttttggtgcaGCCAAGAACAgacaacatacaaacatataaagTTTGCCTGCTGTATTGTATAGTTCCTCCATGTGAATGCTGCAATGAGGTGGTCAggttttacagtttacagttgtTGTCTCTGAGCATTATAAAACCAATATAACCAGTTtagtgattttattattttattatatatgacaaatttaccactttaaaaaaacaggtgaaTGTAGTGTTTTTTATGCAGTTAACCTTTATTAGAAGGAATAGAGACAGGAAAGTGTGTGCTGTTGTGTTACTGGTAATATTTTCGTGTGTTCACTtcagtctgtgtttatgtgttttaagaCCTTATGCAGCTGTCTTGAACCTGGGGTCCTCAGAGAAGAGTTTCTCCACCAGGGTGACTCCGGCAGCTGCAGGGGCGCAATTGGCGGAGACCGCCATGGGGAAGGCAAGGATGGTGGGCTCAATCTGCCCGGGGATCTGGGGGTCGGGCTTTAGTGGCAGAGTGACTCCCACCACGGGGCCAGGGAGGACAGGGAAGAAAGGCAGGGTCGTGGGCTGGTCCACGGCGGGCATAAACCTCACAATACCCTCTGGGTGGTCGTGAGTTGTGGTCTCGTGGACGTGAtcgtggtgatggtggtggtgctcGTGGTCGTGCAGGTGAGCATGCTTGTGGTCGTGATCTAGAGCCAGCTCGTGGTCGTGCTCGTGGGTGTGGTCGCTGCCGGCGTGCATGTAGGTGTGGTGTTGGTTGGGAGAGTCGCCGCTGTGGTTGTGTGCCTTGGCGTGATGAGTGTGCACGTGATCGTGGCCGTGCCCGTGGTCGTGGGAGTGGTCGTGAGCGTGCCTGTGGGTGCTGCCTGCCCCATGGtcgtgtgtgtggtggtggtcgCTGTTGTCGGCGTGCTTTTGGCTTTGGTCGTGATGAGTGTGGCCCTTGGTGTGGTCGTGGACatggtcgtgtgtgtgtgctgcgtCGGCAGCGTGTACACCGTCATGGGTGtggctgtgtgcgtgtgtgtctgtgtggttgtGGTCAGTCTCGCCGCCCAACAGGTggtgtttcttctctctctcggCAGCCTGGAGAACACATAAAGATAACATATATATGAAGTGTGGTACCTAAAAATGTGGgagaatttaaaatatgtgtcaCCCCTACTACACCCATCATGGTTATAAACCATAAAGACATAACATTAACTGTTTAAGTATAATGCAAAGTTGTCTTTTGGGGCAAGCTGTGAAGGACAATTCCAACTAAGAACCCTATCTTTGTAGAtctggtcattttgtgtctataTGATGACATTTTATCACTAAAAATACTGCTGAGACCATCACTTTAAAGAAGTCAGGCAGTGCGAGACAACCTGTCTGAGCGTTTAAATCATCAAGTCCTTACCCCCAGATCTCAGAAATTACTGACGTTTTTATGCTTAAAATAATTGCTAAAACTTTGAAAACAAGACTTGAGTTACTgttaatagaaaaaagaaaggaataaTCAAAGTGTGCTTTTTCCTTTTACTACACAAAGTAGAAAATAGAACAAGTAAATCACAGTGACACTGTGTTTTATCATGGCTGAGCAAGTCTTACCTCAGGCTCATAGATCTCACACTCTACACTGGAGTCAGCATCACCAGTAGGAGAGTAGAAGAGGGATGCCTTACAGAAGCCCTTGTGCTGAGGagagaagaacaagaaaaagcaAGTAAGATAGGAGAGAGCGGAGGGAGTGTTATGCCTGTGGTTTTACTAGAGTTGAATAGTTAAACAAACTGAATTCTCGTTTGCTATAATAAACGCGCTGACtatgaagagaaagaggaggagtgCTTGGGGAGGTTACAGCACTTAAAACTCAAATAGTCCCCTGATTCGTTTGCTTAAAACGGGAAAGCCAGAATGAAAAATTGATTTGAttctttttattccttttgatAACTTCCTTGAGAATACAAACCAAATACAGTTACCTGGaggttaaaacaaacaacccaTTTGATCAAGTCAAAtgttcaaatgtgaaaaaacaatcAGTCATGACTCACAGCGAACTCGCACTCCATGAGGGGGCACTTATCAGCTGCTCCTGCGCTCTTGGTGCAGGTGGTCTCCTGGATGGTGTACTCTGCATTGTAATACATTGACATGGCCATctggataaacacacacacacacagaacaaaaaacatttttagttaaGGAAATATTCATATAAAGAGATCAGGAGTTGGTTAAGTACCTGATCAGTGAGCTAGAGAGCCTCTGACTAATGGAAGAGCAGGAGGTTACTGTTTATTACTTAGTAGGTTttgggataaaaaaagataaaaacagtcGTGGTTTCTCTGGAGTGGACAATTTGATGCTATGTTTGTGgtggaaatttaaaaaaattgaatcaaCAACTGACATGAATCCAGGTCACAGGAATACTTATTTTTACAAGTGGAAAAACATACCCCAGCAGTAGCACGGCTGATTTTGAGCAGAGCGAAACGATTGGACAATCCGCTCTCACTGTTGAACTTCTCCAGCGAGAGAGACACAGACTTCTGAACCTCAGCATTGTCAAAGCTCACAAAAGACGGACAGTCAGGGCACAGCTCATGCACCCTGGTTGAAGGAactgagcagagagaaaaaaaaaataacacaaaatatcaCAAGATTGTTTTACAATGACAAAATCTAGAGTATCATTTCACCACGGTTATAGACGAGTTGTGATTTTCAGCTAAAACAAGACAATCCGGCACATATCTTAGTGTTTAAGAGCAAAGTTTTGCTAAACTACAAAAAGATGTGGAACACTGACAAAATTGACTTcttttggcattttttcttCCTTACCTGGTGTGATAACACAGTCGTATTTGTAGAGACGCACCACTCTGTGCACCTTATTTAAGTAGATGACAGCTTTACACTGTCCATATACCTGCAAAGACCAATACAATCATAAGCAAATACCATATTTAGTGTTCTGCACAAAGAATGGACTTATTTATGGATTTTTATGTATGATTGCATCTCAAGAACTCTTCGTCTTCTGCTAATTTAA from Anoplopoma fimbria isolate UVic2021 breed Golden Eagle Sablefish chromosome 8, Afim_UVic_2022, whole genome shotgun sequence includes:
- the LOC129094482 gene encoding histidine-rich glycoprotein-like, which encodes MKHCVLLSLLLALGCAHVQGAPVAPDGMEQGSCEDATAMAAAGLALTKINQDRQEGYVFALHRLSNMHMAKHGETGVVFYLTLDVVETNCSVLSKKDWEDCEAQPTHNTPVYGQCKAVIYLNKVHRVVRLYKYDCVITPVPSTRVHELCPDCPSFVSFDNAEVQKSVSLSLEKFNSESGLSNRFALLKISRATAGMAMSMYYNAEYTIQETTCTKSAGAADKCPLMECEFAHKGFCKASLFYSPTGDADSSVECEIYEPEAAEREKKHHLLGGETDHNHTDTHAHSHTHDGVHAADAAHTHDHVHDHTKGHTHHDQSQKHADNSDHHHTHDHGAGSTHRHAHDHSHDHGHGHDHVHTHHAKAHNHSGDSPNQHHTYMHAGSDHTHEHDHELALDHDHKHAHLHDHEHHHHHHDHVHETTTHDHPEGIVRFMPAVDQPTTLPFFPVLPGPVVGVTLPLKPDPQIPGQIEPTILAFPMAVSANCAPAAAGVTLVEKLFSEDPRFKTAA